The Thermococcus sp. 4557 genomic sequence GCAGGGTCAGGAGCGTCTCGAGGGTCTTGTTCTCCTTCTCGCTCGCTATGGCTCCGGCGGCCATCTGGGATGTTATCATGACCATCATGAAGACGATGAGTGGTATCGTGAATGCCTGGGCCGCTATAACGCTCGAAACCGCGGTTGGAGATACCTCCACGACGTTGTTGTTTATGACGGACTTGCTCTCGGTCCTTATCGGCTGCAGTATGGCATCGGGGTTGCTGGCGCCGAGGTTCTTCACCTTTATCCTGGCTATCTCGTCGCTGAGTACCCCCAAAACCGCGTTTATTCTACCCTCGCTGACGCTCTCCTTTATGCCGGTGCTTATTGTCGTGAAGATGCCGTATATCTTGACGGTGGCGGTCTCGTTGGCCTGGAGCTTGGCCGTGAAGTCTGGGGGAATGACCACGAGAACGTTCTGTTCCTGCTGGATGGCCTGTTGAATGGCCTCGTCAAGCGTCGTCGCGTTCACCACGGTTACCGTGACGTTGGGGGCAACCTCCAGGGCCTTTATCAGCAGATTCCCGTAGGCACCCTCGTCGAAGTTGACTATCGTAACCTGCGTCTCCCCCTGGGCCTGCTCCATGCCGATATTCACGGCCTTTCCCATGACGGGGAGCAGTATCAGCGGGACGACCACGAGGCCAAAGACGAGCTT encodes the following:
- a CDS encoding ABC transporter permease, whose translation is MSDFWVMAKKELWNLFRDKKLVFGLVVVPLILLPVMGKAVNIGMEQAQGETQVTIVNFDEGAYGNLLIKALEVAPNVTVTVVNATTLDEAIQQAIQQEQNVLVVIPPDFTAKLQANETATVKIYGIFTTISTGIKESVSEGRINAVLGVLSDEIARIKVKNLGASNPDAILQPIRTESKSVINNNVVEVSPTAVSSVIAAQAFTIPLIVFMMVMITSQMAAGAIASEKENKTLETLLTLPVARTKIVAAKIFGTAMMGLVAAIAYMIGMRYYMSSFGLGSSGVSLEDLGLVVTPTGALMFAVVVFLTIIIALSLAMIVATFAEDVQSATTLVSAVILPLAFPAFLLMYTDINDLPAVVKYVLLAIPFTHPVVDYRYVLLSSYTPIAISMAYLTVVAVVILYATAWLFSTERILTAQVSWGRRKKKKAAE